In Candidatus Methylacidiphilales bacterium, one DNA window encodes the following:
- a CDS encoding 3-dehydroquinate synthase, translated as MQAKATSIERAITVQFAHRIYFTRSAFSRANQLLQRLVAPTTTDHPAKAFVAIDQGVARAYPHLTADVTAYFSQETFPARLVCPPLIVAGGEAAKNDRGLVDLLYREIERNGICRHSYIIGIGGGALLDLVGFAAATVHRGVRHLRMPTTTLSQADGGVGVKNGINAFNKKNYIGTFAPPFAVINDSDFLLQLPPVEKRAGWIEGVKVALVRDAAFFGEIEQLAERLAASETTAMERVIQRCAELHVAHIAESGDPFEFGSARPLDFGHWAAHKLEEMSDFTLSHSAAVGLGLALDTLYSHKKQMLSGESTERVLSLVQKLGFSLFHPLVKKTGPGGNWALFDGLEEFREHLGGGLTVTLLEKIGRGVEVHEMDAALLRECILELEQRSGRPPAI; from the coding sequence ATGCAAGCCAAGGCAACCTCCATTGAGCGCGCAATCACAGTCCAGTTTGCGCATCGCATCTACTTTACGCGCTCCGCCTTTTCCAGGGCCAATCAACTCCTGCAACGGCTCGTCGCTCCCACAACCACGGATCACCCGGCAAAAGCGTTTGTCGCAATCGACCAGGGCGTGGCGCGGGCTTATCCCCATTTGACCGCCGATGTCACCGCCTACTTTTCGCAGGAAACGTTTCCCGCCCGGCTCGTTTGCCCTCCGCTGATAGTGGCCGGAGGCGAAGCCGCAAAGAATGACCGGGGGCTTGTGGACCTGTTGTATCGCGAAATCGAGCGAAACGGAATTTGCCGCCACTCGTATATTATCGGCATCGGCGGCGGCGCCTTGCTCGATCTGGTTGGCTTTGCCGCGGCTACGGTCCATCGCGGAGTACGGCATCTCCGGATGCCCACCACGACCTTGAGCCAGGCCGACGGCGGTGTCGGCGTGAAAAACGGAATCAACGCTTTCAATAAAAAGAATTATATCGGGACTTTTGCGCCGCCTTTTGCGGTCATCAACGACAGCGATTTTCTGCTTCAGCTTCCTCCGGTTGAAAAACGGGCCGGATGGATCGAAGGAGTCAAGGTCGCGCTCGTTCGCGACGCCGCGTTTTTCGGGGAGATCGAGCAGTTGGCGGAGCGCCTGGCCGCCTCGGAAACGACGGCGATGGAACGGGTCATTCAACGCTGCGCGGAACTTCATGTTGCGCACATTGCCGAATCGGGCGATCCCTTTGAATTCGGTTCCGCCCGTCCGCTTGATTTCGGCCATTGGGCGGCGCATAAACTGGAGGAGATGTCGGACTTCACCCTTTCGCACAGTGCGGCGGTTGGCCTGGGCCTGGCGCTCGACACGCTCTACAGCCATAAAAAACAAATGCTTTCAGGCGAATCGACGGAGCGCGTGTTGTCACTCGTACAAAAGCTCGGCTTTTCCCTCTTTCATCCTCTCGTGAAGAAAACCGGTCCCGGAGGAAACTGGGCCTTGTTCGACGGACTGGAGGAATTCCGCGAGCATCTGGGCGGGGGATTGACCGTGACCCTGCTTGAGAAAATCGGGCGCGGCGTTGAGGTCCATGAAATGGACGCCGCCTTGTTGCGGGAATGCATCCTTGAATTGGAGCAGCGCTCCGGCCGGCCACCGGCGATTTAA
- a CDS encoding UbiA family prenyltransferase has protein sequence MRIKTLLILGRVSNLPTVWSNLLAGWCLVGGRFDAPVLAAVLIGGGFLYTGGMFLNDFCDAGFDSRYRPERPIPAGLVSRSTVGWIASAGLLLGTLLLATLGWRTLVVSFQLLVCIALYNVIHKKIGCAPFIMGACRLLLYFLAASAAGGTFRSAEIHSLLPAGLALGLYVAGITYFARGESAPKPQTRWSLIFLLLPVWLVTFGGANQSRIGSALFSLLFLLWMGWLLAPFWRGTKPSIGRVVSGLLAAIVLADCIAVAPVLGFQAAWFLILFIFALLLQRIIPAT, from the coding sequence ATGCGGATTAAAACCTTGTTGATCCTCGGACGTGTATCGAACCTCCCCACGGTTTGGTCCAATCTCCTGGCCGGATGGTGCCTGGTTGGCGGAAGATTTGACGCCCCCGTGCTCGCCGCCGTCCTGATCGGAGGCGGTTTTCTTTACACCGGCGGGATGTTCCTGAATGATTTTTGCGATGCCGGATTTGATTCCCGTTACCGGCCCGAACGCCCCATTCCCGCCGGGTTGGTTTCCCGGAGCACTGTGGGATGGATTGCAAGTGCCGGATTGCTCTTGGGAACCCTTTTGCTGGCCACGCTGGGATGGCGAACCCTTGTGGTGTCGTTTCAGTTGCTGGTTTGCATTGCTCTTTACAACGTCATCCACAAGAAGATCGGCTGCGCCCCGTTCATCATGGGCGCCTGCAGGTTGCTGCTGTATTTTTTGGCCGCCTCCGCGGCGGGAGGGACGTTCAGATCGGCCGAAATTCACAGCTTGCTCCCCGCCGGATTGGCGCTCGGTTTATATGTGGCAGGCATCACATACTTTGCGCGTGGCGAAAGCGCTCCCAAGCCTCAAACCCGCTGGTCCCTGATTTTTTTGCTCCTGCCCGTTTGGCTTGTGACTTTCGGCGGCGCAAACCAAAGCCGGATCGGATCGGCCTTGTTTTCATTGTTGTTCCTGCTTTGGATGGGCTGGCTGTTGGCGCCGTTTTGGCGCGGAACCAAGCCATCCATTGGCAGGGTGGTTTCCGGGCTGCTGGCCGCCATCGTCCTGGCGGATTGCATCGCCGTGGCGCCGGTCCTGGGATTTCAGGCCGCATGGTTTTTAATCCTTTTTATTTTCGCTCTCCTCTTGCAACGAATCATCCCGGCAACCTAA
- the eboE gene encoding metabolite traffic protein EboE produces MQANRGVSSNGMQLKNNWHLAYCTNIHRGDDWAQTLASLQTHALAVRERISPDRPYAIGLRLSDLASRQLSEPQALDSFRRWLQQHHCYVFTINGFPYGRFHGGKVKEQVYRPDWTHPDRLAYTNRLFDLLAHLLPEGVEGSVSTLPGSFKEFVVGAEYEAQIRQNLWKCIDHIERCSLRHGRRLSLALEPEPLGLWETSAEIVRLFREMEADRPGDPRLRAFLGVNYDACHLAVEYEEPAGVIAALREEGIRIGKIHLSSALQIEPDKAAREWLRQFADGIYLHQVIARTPDGSLRRYKDLSPALEQPPGDLEWRIHFHVPLYAEFLAHGRTTALHLLGLLDILAREPALCSHFEIETYTWEVLPEELRAQSVVEQLVREYGWCLDQFARRGVTRL; encoded by the coding sequence ATGCAGGCTAACCGAGGTGTAAGTTCGAACGGAATGCAGCTCAAAAACAACTGGCACCTGGCCTACTGCACCAATATCCACCGGGGCGACGACTGGGCGCAGACACTGGCTTCGCTGCAAACCCATGCGCTCGCGGTACGTGAGCGAATCAGCCCGGACCGGCCCTACGCCATCGGTTTGCGTTTGAGCGACCTTGCATCGCGGCAATTGAGCGAGCCGCAAGCCTTGGACTCCTTCCGGAGATGGCTGCAGCAACATCATTGCTATGTTTTTACAATCAACGGATTTCCCTACGGGCGCTTTCACGGCGGCAAGGTCAAGGAACAGGTGTATCGCCCCGACTGGACCCACCCCGACCGGCTGGCTTACACCAACCGGCTTTTCGATTTGCTCGCGCATCTGCTTCCGGAAGGCGTTGAAGGAAGTGTCAGCACGTTGCCAGGCTCATTCAAGGAGTTTGTGGTTGGCGCGGAATATGAGGCGCAGATCCGGCAAAACCTCTGGAAATGCATCGATCATATTGAACGCTGTTCCCTGCGGCATGGCCGCCGTTTGAGCCTGGCGTTGGAACCGGAGCCTCTCGGCTTGTGGGAAACAAGCGCCGAAATCGTCCGCTTATTCCGGGAAATGGAGGCGGACCGCCCGGGAGACCCCCGGCTTCGCGCCTTCCTCGGCGTCAATTACGATGCCTGCCATCTGGCGGTCGAATATGAAGAACCCGCCGGGGTGATTGCGGCGCTGCGTGAGGAGGGGATCCGAATCGGGAAAATCCACCTGAGCTCGGCGTTGCAAATCGAGCCTGACAAAGCCGCGCGCGAGTGGCTCCGGCAGTTTGCCGACGGCATCTATTTGCACCAGGTCATCGCCCGGACTCCGGACGGATCACTCCGGCGTTACAAGGATTTGAGCCCGGCCCTCGAACAACCGCCCGGCGATCTTGAATGGCGCATCCATTTCCATGTGCCCCTCTACGCGGAGTTCCTCGCGCATGGCCGGACCACCGCGCTTCATCTCCTGGGCCTGCTGGATATTCTCGCCCGCGAGCCGGCGCTTTGTTCCCACTTCGAAATTGAGACCTATACATGGGAAGTCCTGCCGGAGGAATTGCGCGCCCAATCTGTTGTTGAACAACTTGTCAGGGAATACGGCTGGTGCCTTGATCAATTCGCCCGGCGCGGCGTTACAAGGCTTTAA
- a CDS encoding TatD family hydrolase: MRYIEPHAHMVSRVTDDYAAMVTAGCRAVCEPAFWAGFDRSSARGFYDYFCQLTEYEPRRAAQFGLPHYSWLCLNPKEAENLALAEEVLALIPSFLDRPNVLGIGEIGLNKNSRNEVAIFEKHVELAVQHGQMILIHTPHLEDKWKGTRLTIDILKRHPGVNPGRVIIDHVEEHTVELVLEAGFWAGITLYPQSKCTPARAIDMVEIYGTQRVWLNSACDWGNSDPLAVPKTAIEMKRRGHGENTIDRLIYQNPLQFLSQNPKFRLD, translated from the coding sequence ATGCGTTATATCGAACCTCACGCCCACATGGTCAGCCGTGTCACCGATGACTATGCGGCCATGGTCACGGCAGGGTGCCGAGCTGTTTGCGAACCGGCTTTCTGGGCGGGCTTCGACCGCAGTTCGGCCCGGGGTTTTTATGATTATTTCTGCCAGTTGACGGAATATGAACCGCGCCGCGCCGCGCAGTTCGGCCTGCCCCATTATTCCTGGCTTTGCCTCAATCCCAAGGAAGCGGAAAATCTCGCCCTGGCGGAGGAAGTCCTTGCGTTGATTCCCTCATTTCTCGACCGGCCCAATGTCCTGGGCATCGGTGAAATCGGCCTGAACAAAAACAGCCGCAACGAAGTCGCGATTTTTGAAAAGCACGTCGAACTCGCCGTGCAGCATGGCCAGATGATACTCATCCACACGCCGCACCTTGAGGACAAGTGGAAGGGCACACGCCTAACCATCGATATCCTCAAACGGCATCCGGGTGTCAATCCCGGCCGTGTCATCATCGATCACGTCGAGGAACACACGGTCGAGCTGGTACTGGAGGCCGGATTCTGGGCCGGAATCACCCTCTACCCGCAGTCCAAGTGTACCCCCGCCCGCGCCATTGATATGGTGGAAATCTACGGAACACAGCGCGTCTGGCTCAACAGCGCCTGCGACTGGGGGAACAGCGATCCGCTGGCCGTTCCGAAAACTGCCATTGAGATGAAGCGGCGCGGCCATGGCGAAAACACCATCGACAGGCTGATTTATCAAAACCCCCTGCAGTTCCTCAGCCAAAATCCAAAATTCCGCCTGGACTAA